One segment of Thermodesulfobacteriota bacterium DNA contains the following:
- a CDS encoding ATP-binding protein → MKWISGIDLGPRSVVVLRTVLATVLLGSGVLIYFANGYEKEAFFIVLVLALTYFLSLLYLLLNPLFLNHLNLFKGMQLGFDLVLASAVIYITGGKSSPFIFLYALLIIFAGMILNRTASYITAAASGLIYLIMELYQFNLDSGRLAILSTSTWDEKGIVYAYFNLSGFLLIAILVGYLSERIITTRKELGESAKSFQILKNLHEKILQSLTSGVITLDLRGSIISINRAGLEILEISGEDKLLRNSINSIMPDVRIEEILSKKREEMSYTTPGGRGITLGFSSSVLRDEEGTMKGYIIIFQDLTEVKELEGRLQTSEKMALLGQLSAGLAHEIRNPLSAISGAVEVLSDEVKPTENNLRLIKVVAQEVERLNLLVEDFLLLTMPIQALAAPVDVGLVIKETVESFGKTVRRAGLEIETDLQRGTYVQADSYRLKQAIWNLLHNAVQAMPNGGKIAIESYLEGDSVGIKISDSGCGIDENILSRIFEPFFTTKNLGTGLGLAIVQKVIESYNGKIEVKTAEGKGTTFLMTLPKAKKLAEEVKH, encoded by the coding sequence ATGAAATGGATAAGCGGAATTGACTTAGGGCCTAGGAGTGTCGTAGTTCTCAGGACGGTGCTAGCAACGGTACTTTTAGGTTCTGGCGTATTGATTTATTTTGCAAACGGTTACGAAAAAGAAGCTTTCTTTATAGTTTTGGTATTAGCATTAACCTATTTTCTTAGTTTGCTTTATTTGTTACTAAACCCTCTTTTCCTTAATCATCTCAACTTATTCAAAGGAATGCAACTCGGTTTTGATTTGGTGCTTGCCTCCGCTGTTATTTATATAACCGGTGGAAAATCGAGTCCGTTCATTTTTCTCTATGCTCTTTTAATAATATTTGCCGGAATGATATTGAATAGAACCGCCAGTTATATTACGGCCGCGGCATCAGGATTGATATACCTTATTATGGAGCTATATCAATTTAACCTTGATTCTGGTCGGTTAGCCATCCTATCGACTAGCACTTGGGATGAAAAGGGAATTGTTTATGCCTACTTCAACCTATCTGGCTTTCTGCTGATAGCAATACTGGTTGGGTACTTGTCTGAACGAATAATCACAACTAGAAAAGAGCTTGGGGAGAGCGCCAAGAGTTTTCAGATCCTTAAAAACCTGCATGAGAAAATTCTGCAAAGTCTGACCAGTGGTGTTATTACCCTCGATCTTCGGGGGAGTATTATATCTATCAATCGGGCGGGTCTTGAAATTCTAGAAATTAGTGGGGAAGATAAACTATTGAGAAACAGCATAAACTCTATTATGCCCGATGTCAGGATCGAGGAGATCTTATCCAAAAAAAGGGAAGAGATGTCGTACACCACACCCGGGGGTAGGGGGATTACTTTAGGCTTTTCATCATCGGTTCTCAGGGATGAGGAAGGGACGATGAAAGGATATATCATAATTTTTCAGGACCTCACCGAGGTCAAGGAGCTGGAGGGCCGTTTGCAAACTTCCGAAAAAATGGCGCTTCTGGGCCAACTTTCTGCGGGTCTTGCTCACGAAATAAGAAACCCGCTCTCGGCGATAAGCGGTGCGGTTGAAGTTTTGAGCGATGAAGTTAAGCCGACTGAGAATAATCTTAGGCTAATTAAGGTAGTAGCCCAGGAGGTGGAGAGATTAAATTTGTTGGTTGAGGACTTTCTTCTCCTCACCATGCCCATTCAAGCTTTAGCCGCGCCGGTGGATGTGGGGTTAGTTATTAAAGAGACAGTTGAATCTTTTGGAAAAACCGTTCGTAGAGCCGGGCTGGAAATAGAAACGGATTTACAAAGGGGTACTTACGTACAAGCCGACTCCTACCGGCTAAAACAGGCAATTTGGAATCTTTTACATAACGCAGTGCAGGCTATGCCCAACGGGGGCAAAATTGCCATAGAGTCTTACCTGGAGGGAGATAGCGTGGGAATCAAGATATCGGATAGTGGTTGCGGCATAGATGAGAACATACTTTCTAGAATATTCGAGCCTTTCTTTACTACTAAAAACCTGGGTACAGGACTTGGTCTGGCAATTGTGCAAAAGGTGATAGAGAGTTATAATGGGAAAATAGAGGTTAAGACTGCTGAGGGTAAGGGAACAACATTTTTAATGACTTTACCCAAGGCCAAAAAGCTGGCTGAAGAGGTCAAACATTGA
- a CDS encoding sigma-54 dependent transcriptional regulator has protein sequence MGQEKSKILVVDDEPGMREFLEIMLQKDNYVVETASDGSEAIHKIEGDLFDLAVVDVQMPVMNGIEVLKRVNEKSPETTVIMITAFASHETAIEAMKLGAYDYITKPFKIDEIKLVIKKALDKKRLERENSRLRKELETKYGFGNIIGRSPSIVKVFELIKRVSELKVNVLITGESGTGKELVARAIHYSGTRHEGPFVPVNCGAIPETLMESELFGYRRGAFTGAIRDKKGLFEEASNGTIFLDEIADLPLHLQVKLLRVIEEKSIRPLGSSEPIPVDVRVIAATNKKLEEEVSKGRFREDLFYRLNVIKIVLPPLRERKEDISPLAIHFIGKYSREMGKDIRGISPKALEILESYHYPGNVRELENIIARCVALETLNVIRQETLPQLVSGKDYLDLETSFSSTASLDTLLGNVEKKMIEKALRSTGGNKTEAAKLLGITLRSLRYRLAKHGLYEEAGDEDEIGEEEIKEEIS, from the coding sequence ATGGGGCAGGAAAAGAGTAAGATCTTGGTCGTTGATGATGAGCCGGGAATGAGGGAATTTTTAGAGATAATGCTCCAGAAGGACAACTACGTCGTCGAGACTGCTTCGGATGGTTCAGAGGCTATACATAAAATCGAGGGCGACCTTTTTGACCTGGCTGTGGTAGATGTCCAGATGCCGGTGATGAATGGAATTGAGGTTCTAAAAAGAGTTAACGAGAAAAGCCCGGAGACAACGGTAATAATGATTACCGCATTTGCGTCTCATGAGACGGCTATCGAGGCTATGAAGCTGGGAGCCTACGATTACATAACAAAACCCTTCAAGATCGATGAAATAAAACTGGTCATAAAAAAAGCTTTAGATAAAAAGAGGCTCGAACGCGAGAATTCGAGGCTTAGAAAAGAGCTGGAGACAAAATACGGTTTTGGCAATATTATTGGAAGAAGCCCATCCATAGTGAAGGTTTTTGAGTTAATTAAAAGGGTGTCTGAACTTAAAGTAAATGTGTTGATCACCGGGGAAAGCGGAACCGGTAAAGAACTGGTGGCGCGTGCAATCCACTACAGTGGGACCAGACACGAGGGCCCTTTTGTTCCGGTAAATTGCGGGGCTATCCCGGAGACACTCATGGAGAGTGAGCTATTCGGCTACAGGAGGGGTGCCTTTACCGGAGCGATAAGGGATAAGAAGGGGCTATTTGAAGAAGCCAGCAACGGGACGATTTTTCTGGATGAGATTGCCGACCTCCCCCTCCATCTCCAGGTGAAGCTGCTGAGGGTTATAGAAGAAAAGTCGATTCGGCCGTTAGGCAGCTCGGAACCCATACCCGTGGATGTTCGTGTAATAGCCGCCACCAATAAGAAACTGGAAGAGGAGGTCTCAAAAGGTAGATTTCGTGAGGACCTTTTTTATCGTCTAAATGTGATAAAAATAGTGCTGCCACCTCTTAGAGAACGAAAGGAGGATATTTCACCACTGGCCATACATTTCATCGGCAAATACTCACGGGAGATGGGAAAGGATATTCGTGGAATTTCTCCAAAGGCACTGGAGATTCTGGAGAGTTACCATTATCCGGGAAACGTTAGAGAGCTGGAAAATATAATTGCCCGGTGTGTCGCTTTGGAAACCTTGAACGTGATTCGCCAAGAAACCCTCCCCCAACTGGTGAGTGGTAAGGATTATCTAGACTTGGAGACCAGCTTTTCCTCGACTGCCAGTTTGGATACTTTGCTCGGGAATGTGGAAAAGAAGATGATAGAGAAAGCGCTTAGGTCAACTGGGGGGAATAAAACTGAAGCGGCAAAGCTTTTGGGCATTACCCTCCGTTCACTGCGATATAGATTGGCAAAACACGGGCTTTATGAAGAAGCTGGGGATGAAGATGAGATAGGCGAGGAAGAAATCAAGGAAGAGATTAGTTGA
- a CDS encoding OmpA family protein, protein MRNFRRKFLFSSLLLFFLASCVGEVPIEPPKRGFYKNEPVVFKSSYDEVWSAIIMAVGELGWDVEKADKEKGEIELITSYVYNSYFEKYERLYVEPTNVQLEKSRVSPYLRKISYYEKITPPPAPPNPKFVKENLGIKVTSLSPMETEVKVNYKIAPYYDYKIGYLGTVRSNGRFEKDLFKRINEILTEEEVPPPPPQPVEVEVKLTDIFFDFDRYDIRPDAVPVLQENAEVLKNNPELTILIEGYADIRGTDEYNLRLGQRRADSAKAYLVSLGVDPARIQTVSKGETTKFAVGTTEEAYQLNRRAHFLPVRPGLAPGARIMLKKKSQPSL, encoded by the coding sequence ATGAGAAATTTCAGGAGAAAATTTCTATTTTCTTCACTGTTACTTTTTTTCTTGGCGAGTTGCGTAGGCGAGGTTCCTATAGAGCCGCCTAAAAGGGGTTTCTATAAAAACGAACCGGTCGTTTTCAAGTCATCTTACGACGAAGTATGGTCAGCTATTATCATGGCAGTCGGGGAACTGGGTTGGGATGTTGAAAAGGCGGATAAAGAGAAAGGGGAGATAGAACTTATCACTTCATACGTATACAACAGCTATTTTGAGAAATATGAAAGGCTATATGTAGAGCCAACAAACGTGCAACTAGAAAAATCAAGGGTTAGTCCTTATTTAAGGAAGATTTCCTACTACGAAAAGATCACCCCGCCCCCTGCCCCGCCGAATCCTAAGTTTGTGAAAGAAAATCTTGGGATTAAGGTTACCAGTCTATCCCCTATGGAGACTGAGGTTAAAGTCAATTATAAAATTGCACCCTATTACGATTATAAGATAGGATATCTCGGAACGGTGAGGTCCAACGGTCGCTTCGAGAAAGACCTTTTCAAGAGGATTAATGAGATTTTAACTGAGGAAGAGGTACCACCGCCTCCCCCACAACCAGTCGAGGTGGAGGTAAAACTTACCGACATATTTTTTGATTTTGACAGATATGATATCAGGCCCGACGCCGTGCCTGTGCTTCAGGAAAACGCCGAAGTGCTCAAGAATAATCCTGAGCTCACTATTCTGATCGAGGGCTATGCTGATATAAGAGGTACAGACGAGTATAACCTGAGGCTGGGACAGAGGAGAGCGGATTCAGCAAAAGCTTATCTTGTAAGTCTGGGCGTTGATCCGGCTAGAATACAAACCGTAAGCAAAGGCGAGACGACCAAATTTGCCGTAGGGACAACGGAAGAGGCTTACCAACTGAATAGGAGAGCTCACTTTCTCCCGGTTAGACCGGGCCTTGCCCCTGGCGCAAGAATAATGCTCAAAAAGAAGAGCCAACCCTCTTTGTAA
- the dcd gene encoding dCTP deaminase: protein MSILTRDEILNEIRQGNIKIEPFTIELVGPASVDLHLSNEFRIFKNIRRVVEIRENANYEGVTEKIKIDDHLILMPGEMVLGITIEKITLSPSICGWLEGRSRFARLGLLVHISTSFMQPGISNKQCLEIINFSPMPIALHPGTAICQFIFQKTLGEAIYQGRFKEQNEDNF, encoded by the coding sequence ATGAGCATACTTACCCGAGATGAGATATTGAATGAGATAAGGCAGGGTAACATCAAGATTGAACCGTTCACCATAGAACTAGTGGGGCCGGCCTCGGTTGATCTACACCTGAGTAACGAGTTTAGGATTTTCAAGAACATAAGGAGGGTGGTCGAGATAAGAGAAAATGCTAACTATGAGGGTGTTACCGAGAAAATCAAGATCGATGACCACCTAATACTGATGCCCGGGGAGATGGTACTTGGAATCACCATAGAAAAAATAACCCTTTCTCCTAGCATATGCGGCTGGCTAGAGGGCAGGAGCAGATTCGCCAGACTCGGACTTCTAGTGCACATATCTACCAGTTTTATGCAACCAGGGATCAGCAACAAGCAGTGCTTGGAGATAATAAATTTCAGCCCAATGCCCATTGCCTTGCACCCGGGGACAGCGATATGCCAGTTTATATTCCAGAAAACGCTCGGTGAAGCGATATACCAAGGCCGGTTCAAAGAGCAAAATGAGGACAACTTTTGA
- the minE gene encoding cell division topological specificity factor MinE: MSIFDMFGFLKRNKSANIARERLTMVLSYERRDLPNNFTEELQKDLIHIFQKYPQFNLSNIEINLRTDSSRDELSICIPFVKGRR, from the coding sequence ATGTCTATATTCGATATGTTTGGATTTTTGAAAAGGAATAAATCAGCCAACATTGCCAGAGAAAGACTGACGATGGTGCTTTCCTACGAGAGGAGAGATCTTCCCAATAACTTCACCGAAGAGCTACAAAAAGACCTTATACATATTTTTCAGAAATATCCTCAATTTAACTTAAGCAACATAGAAATTAACCTCAGGACGGATAGCTCAAGAGACGAGCTATCCATATGCATTCCCTTCGTCAAGGGCCGTAGATAA
- the minD gene encoding septum site-determining protein MinD, with the protein MARVIVVTSGKGGVGKTTLTANLGTALSSIGRRVLTIDADIGLRNLDMILGLENRIVYDVVDVVEGAVAPEKAFVRDKRGFSLYLLPAAQTKNKDSVKPEQMVDIVEKVQWNFDYILIDSPAGIEGGFKTAAAPASEVLVVVNPEVSSVRDADRVIGLMESMGKENIKLIINRIKLHQVKKGEMLSVEDVEEILHIPKIGIVPDEEKMVDYTNKGEPIVLSENSRAGKALMNVARRLEGNDIPFTELDEKKSLLSRILGG; encoded by the coding sequence ATGGCTAGAGTTATTGTTGTCACATCGGGAAAAGGTGGGGTTGGAAAAACTACTTTAACCGCTAATTTGGGAACGGCCCTGTCCTCGATCGGAAGGAGAGTCCTGACCATAGACGCGGATATTGGGCTTAGAAATCTGGACATGATCTTGGGCCTAGAAAACAGGATAGTGTATGACGTGGTCGACGTCGTTGAGGGCGCAGTAGCCCCAGAGAAGGCCTTTGTGAGGGATAAGAGAGGCTTTTCCCTATATCTTCTACCCGCAGCTCAAACAAAGAACAAAGATTCGGTCAAGCCGGAACAAATGGTTGATATTGTCGAGAAAGTTCAATGGAACTTCGATTATATACTAATTGATTCCCCGGCAGGCATAGAGGGAGGCTTCAAGACGGCGGCTGCCCCGGCATCTGAGGTGCTTGTAGTCGTAAACCCGGAAGTATCTTCGGTAAGGGATGCCGATAGAGTGATCGGGCTGATGGAATCCATGGGGAAAGAAAATATAAAGTTGATTATAAACAGGATAAAGCTTCATCAAGTAAAAAAAGGCGAGATGTTATCGGTCGAAGATGTTGAGGAAATTCTCCACATCCCGAAGATTGGAATCGTGCCTGATGAAGAAAAGATGGTTGACTACACGAACAAGGGTGAACCTATCGTACTCTCAGAAAATTCGCGAGCCGGAAAGGCCCTGATGAACGTCGCCAGAAGACTAGAAGGTAACGATATACCCTTTACCGAGCTTGACGAGAAAAAGAGCTTACTAAGTCGAATTTTGGGGGGATAA
- the minC gene encoding septum site-determining protein MinC yields MGIIIKGVTVPALMVKLDKDKTVEENLSELEDKLSSAFFKGSMVVIDYSDFEISDEDKKRFEETLKKCNTKFLGYRSSDNKEKEERKTLDDIKEKKSLQVVNKTLRGGQRVEYDGDVLIIGDVNPDAYVIASGNIIIMGTARGIVHAGASGDETAIVMALKLRPQQLRIGSFFTRSPDNIELPEYPEKAFVREHQIYIEKIQT; encoded by the coding sequence ATGGGAATAATTATCAAGGGCGTGACAGTCCCGGCATTAATGGTCAAGCTAGACAAAGATAAGACCGTGGAAGAAAACTTGTCCGAGCTCGAAGATAAGTTATCCTCCGCCTTTTTTAAAGGCTCTATGGTGGTTATCGATTATAGTGATTTTGAAATAAGCGACGAGGATAAAAAAAGATTCGAGGAAACACTCAAAAAATGTAATACGAAGTTTTTAGGATATAGGTCGTCTGACAACAAGGAAAAAGAAGAGCGAAAAACCCTCGATGATATAAAAGAGAAGAAGTCATTACAGGTAGTGAATAAAACACTCCGGGGAGGTCAGAGAGTCGAGTACGACGGTGACGTGTTGATAATAGGCGATGTAAACCCAGATGCATACGTAATCGCCTCCGGGAACATAATTATAATGGGAACAGCCAGGGGGATAGTTCACGCCGGGGCAAGCGGAGACGAGACGGCCATCGTCATGGCGTTAAAATTAAGACCGCAGCAGCTTAGAATTGGCAGCTTTTTCACCAGGTCGCCAGATAATATCGAACTTCCGGAATATCCGGAAAAGGCTTTTGTCCGGGAACACCAGATATATATAGAAAAAATACAGACATAA